From Garra rufa chromosome 19, GarRuf1.0, whole genome shotgun sequence, the proteins below share one genomic window:
- the nop14 gene encoding nucleolar protein 14, whose amino-acid sequence MRKQQKPSRGLSDKVRKSKAAPEIQKNPFEVKINRKKFDVLGRKSKHDVGLPGVSRSKAIQKRKDTLLKEFRLKDKSNKFIDRRFGEYDNQITPEEKILQRFTLERQRTHDKTDMYNLNEEEELTHYGKSLAEMEKMTAVIDSDSDSEEKGLLSAELTATHFGGGGGLLRKKSAGDEDEELKPKSRQELIEELIIRSKQEKRERQTQKEESQVLTDKLDQEWKSIQSLLSHKTPKAERKDEAEKPKLDQYDMMVRELGFEMKAQPSEKLKSAEEIAREERERLQALEADRLRRMMGHAEEESGQSSTHISADDMNDGFILSKDDRKTLAYKICSLTHMFPEAACEAMQTLFSDGGRKMEETVEVKGRAPMPNLKMLVLLKITALLFPTSDFRHPVTTPAFLYISQALAKCVVFSLEDVCRGLILCCLALEFVSLSKKFFPELLNFLLGLLHLAVSNKHNTGYTLVSPFRQQGRNCDLLVLKDRNASHSWNRKPISLRTAHRIPAEEKDHYRLSVIDSCLDLIKRCTSLYKDLLSFGHIFQPIRTLLANHLPVESYPAPIQDLHREILEAIPEKPSQNAPLVFNKKKPIPLKLFTPKIEQITDYGKKRGNTKEEKERERLKHKYKREFKGALREIRKDTRFLAREKLNDVMSRDAERKRKLKELYGSLATQEGEWKALKRRKRNS is encoded by the exons ATGAGGAAACAGCAGAAGCCCAGCCGCGGTTTGTCCGATAAAGTCCGCAAGTCTAAAGCGGCTCCGGAGATTCAGAAAAACCCGTTCGAGGTGAAAATCAACCGCAAGAAGTTCGATGTTTTGGGCCGCAAGAGTAAACATGATGTGGGTCTGCCGGGGGTGTCGAGATCCAAAGCCATTCAGAAG AGGAAGGACACTCTCCTGAAGGAGTTCAGACTGAAAGACAAAAGCAACAAATTCATCGACAGACGCTTCGGTGAATACGACAATCAGATCACACCTGAGGAGAAAATCCTGCAGAGATTCACGCTTGAGAGACAG cgCACTCATGACAAAACAGACATGTATAACCTGAACGAGGAAGAGGAGCTGACCCATTACGGCAAGTCTCTGGCGGAGATGGAGAAGATGACGGCTGTGATTGACAGCGACAGTGACTCTGAGGAGAAGGGCCTGCTGTCAG CTGAACTGACCGCCACACATTTCGGCGGCGGAGGAGGTTTGCTGAGGAAGAAGAGCGCTGGAGATGAAGATGAAGAACTCAAACCCAAATCACGGCAGGAGCTGATCGAGGAGCTCATCATCAGATCCAAACAGGAGAAG CGCGAGCGTCAGACGCAGAAGGAGGAGTCACAGGTGCTCACAGACAAACTGGATCAGGAATGGAAATCCATCCAGAGCCTTCTGTCCCACAAAACCCCCAAAGCAGAGAGGAAGGACGAGGCGGAGAAACCCAAG ctgGACCAGTACGACATGATGGTGCGAGAGCTGGGCTTCGAGATGAAGGCTCAACCGTCAGAGAAGCTGAAGAGTGCGGAGGAGATCGCCCGAGAGGAGAGAGAGCGTCTGCAGGCACTGGAG GCCGACAGACTGAGGAGGATGATGGGACACGCTGAGGAAGAGTCTGGTCAGAGCAGCACACACATCTCTGCTGATGATATGAATGATGGATTCATCCTAAGCAAAGACGACCGCAAAACACTCGCTTACAAg ATCTGCAGTCTGACTCATATGTTTCCTGAGGCGGCGTGTGAAGCCATGCAGACGTTATTCAGCGACGGCGGCCGTAAGATGGAGGAGACGGTAGAGGTCAAAGGTCGAGCGCCAATGCCTAATCTGAAGATG tTGGTCCTCCTGAAGATCACAGCGCTGTTGTTTCCCACATCAGACTTCAGACATCCAGTGACCACTCCAGCGTTCCTCTACATCAGTCAGGCGCTCGCCAAG tGTGTGGTGTTCTCTCTGGAGGACGTGTGCAGGGGTCTGATCCTCTGCTGTCTGGCGCTGGAGTTCGTCTCTCTGTCTAAGAAGTTTTTCCCAGAACTGCTGAATTTCCTGCTGGGGCTCCTGCACCTGGCCGTCTCCAACAAACACAACACAG gttatACACTGGTGAGTCCATTCAGACAGCAGGGGAGGAACTGTGATCTGCTGGTTCTGAAGGATCGAAACGCGTCTCACAGCTGGAACAGGAAACCTATTTCACTGCGCACAGCTCACAGAATCCCAGCAGAAGAGAAAGACCActacag gCTGTCGGTCATTGATTCGTGTCTGGATCTGATCAAGAGATGCACGTCTCTCTATAAGGACCTGCTGTCATTCGGACACATCTTCCAGCCAATCAGAACACTGCTCGCCAATCATCTTCCTGTAGAGAGTTACCCCGCCCCGATACAG GATCTTCATAGGGAGATCTTAGAGGCCATTCCTGAGAAGCCTTCCCAGAATGCACCACTGGTGTTCAACAAGAAGAAGCCCATTCCACTCAAACTCTTCACACCCAAAATAGAGCAGAT AACGGATTACGGTAAAAAGCGAGGGAACACGAAGGAGGAGAAGGAGCGCGAGCGGCTCAAGCACAAGTACAAGCGTGAGTTCAAGGGAGCGTTGAGGGAGATCCGGAAGGACACGCGCTTCCTGGCTCGAGAGAAACTCAACGACGTGATGAGCAG GGACGCGGAGAGGAAGAGGAAGTTGAAGGAGCTCTACGGCAGTCTGGCCACGCAGGAGGGAGAATGGAAGGCGCTCAAGAGGAGGAAGAGGAATtcatga
- the lhfpl2a gene encoding LHFPL tetraspan subfamily member 2a protein, translating into MCHVIVTCRSMLWTLLSIVAAFSELIAFMSTDWLVGFPRTPDAVFSPHGATAAGEAYRPTLGIYGRCIRLPHLRRGVLCGPYAVHFGEIASGFWQATSIFLAAGILLLCAVAFISVFTMCFQSIMKKSIFNVCGLLQAIAGLFLILGLMLYPAGWGSDKVQLYCGQDAAPYQLGLCSMGWAFYTALGGTVLTFICAVFSAQAEIATSSDKVQEEIEEGKSLICLL; encoded by the exons ATGTGTCACGTGATCGTGACGTGCCGTTCGATGCTGTGGACGCTGCTGAGCATCGTGGCGGCGTTCAGCGAGCTCATCGCCTTCATGAGCACCGACTGGCTGGTGGGATTCCCGCGGACGCCGGACGCCGTCTTCTCTCCGCACGGGGCCACGGCAGCGGGCGAGGCGTACCGGCCCACCCTGGGCATCTACGGCCGCTGCATCCGGCTGCCCCACCTGCGGCGCGGAGTCCTGTGCGGCCCGTACGCCGTGCACTTCGGAGAGATCGCCAGCGGGTTCTGGCAGGCCACCTCCATCTTCCTCGCCGCCGGGATTCTGCTGCTGTGCGCCGTGGCCTTCATCTCCGTCTTCACCATGTGCTTCCAGAGCATCATGAAGAAAAGCATCTTCAACGTGTGTGGACTCCTGCAGGCCATCGCAG GTCTGTTCCTGATCCTGGGTCTGATGCTGTATCCCGCCGGCTGGGGTTCAGATAAGGTGCAGCTGTACTGCGGTCAGGACGCGGCGCCGTATCAGCTGGGCCTGTGCTCCATGGGCTGGGCGTTCTACACGGCGCTGGGCGGCACCGTCCTCACCTTCATCTGCGCCGTGTTCTCCGCTCAGGCCGAGATCGCCACGTCCAGCGATAAAGTGCAGGAGGAGATCGAGGAGGGCAAGAGCCTGATCTGTCTGCTGTGA